A genomic window from Sandaracinaceae bacterium includes:
- a CDS encoding pentapeptide repeat-containing protein, translating to MTHTIANTEALLVSARSGVLEDARVEGLDLSALTLAGLTLRRCTLSHVRLCGANLSASRWEEVTLEDVDLDDADLSGTRWRSVKVVRATMRQVDLGGSAWADVSLEQAHLSGVRAACTQWAHVRATMVDLTDAELSHSRFEQVTWTDCVLNGARLVGAHFDGSAIRCEEMRFIEARGLDLTSAHAAELTLDRVAMPEGRLDGADLTAAALSRCSMGRASARGARLPRASLVQTDLTGCDLRDAILVNANLSGAGLLDADVRGADLSDADLTGAHLAGSRMSRCVLTRVRLNRAANLPRDLRSAALRGADLSGVDAGELDLRHGDLTRCDLSKSSLVGAMLMGAQLGEAELNGATLAEADLSFADLRGASLDGCDLRRAKLDGAQLAASRSRHLDLREASLTEANLDGVEWAAAQLTGLCLDGVSLVGAHLETASLREASLVGADLTGAHLERADLSNAVLDRALLRRAQLGAANLAGAHLEDTDLRGADLRAAGLEGATLLRLDASAAQLVGARFEGASLSEVRAFGVDLGHVTFTDEQRAGLTGGLAEGPIERQFGVSANETLRGGQIVGTKEGMRNGGDGLEGGT from the coding sequence ATGACCCACACGATCGCGAACACCGAAGCTCTCCTCGTCTCCGCGCGCAGCGGCGTGCTCGAGGACGCGCGGGTCGAGGGCCTCGACCTGAGCGCGCTCACCCTCGCCGGGCTGACGCTCCGTCGCTGCACGCTCTCCCACGTACGGCTCTGTGGAGCAAACCTGTCCGCGAGCCGGTGGGAAGAGGTGACGCTCGAGGATGTCGATCTCGACGACGCGGATCTCTCGGGCACGCGCTGGCGATCCGTGAAGGTGGTGCGCGCGACGATGCGGCAGGTCGACCTGGGCGGCTCGGCGTGGGCGGACGTGTCTCTCGAGCAGGCCCACTTGAGCGGAGTCAGAGCAGCCTGCACGCAGTGGGCCCACGTGCGGGCGACCATGGTCGATCTGACCGACGCCGAGCTGTCGCACTCTCGATTCGAACAAGTCACCTGGACGGATTGCGTGCTGAACGGCGCGCGGTTGGTCGGCGCCCACTTCGACGGCTCGGCCATACGCTGCGAGGAGATGCGCTTCATCGAGGCGCGCGGCCTCGATCTCACCAGCGCGCACGCGGCAGAGCTGACGCTGGACCGGGTCGCGATGCCGGAAGGACGCCTGGACGGCGCAGACCTGACGGCGGCGGCGCTGAGTCGCTGCTCGATGGGGCGCGCCAGCGCCCGCGGCGCGCGCTTGCCCCGCGCCAGCCTGGTGCAAACCGACCTGACTGGCTGCGACCTACGCGACGCGATCCTGGTCAACGCGAACCTCTCAGGGGCCGGCCTCCTCGACGCAGACGTCAGGGGCGCGGACCTGAGTGACGCAGACCTCACGGGAGCGCACCTCGCGGGCTCGCGGATGTCTCGCTGCGTGCTCACGCGGGTGCGCTTGAATCGCGCCGCCAACCTCCCTCGGGATCTCCGCAGCGCCGCGCTGCGGGGGGCGGATCTCAGCGGCGTGGACGCGGGCGAGCTCGACCTTCGCCACGGGGATCTCACGCGGTGCGACCTGTCCAAGTCGTCACTCGTGGGGGCCATGCTGATGGGCGCACAGCTCGGAGAAGCGGAGCTGAACGGGGCCACCTTGGCCGAGGCCGACCTCTCCTTCGCGGATCTGCGCGGGGCCTCGCTCGACGGCTGCGATCTCCGCCGCGCCAAGCTCGACGGGGCCCAGCTGGCGGCCTCTCGGTCCCGCCACCTCGACCTCCGCGAGGCGTCGCTGACGGAGGCCAACCTGGACGGCGTGGAGTGGGCTGCGGCGCAGCTCACGGGGTTGTGCCTCGACGGCGTCAGCCTGGTGGGGGCTCACCTCGAGACGGCGAGCCTGCGCGAGGCCTCGTTGGTGGGGGCCGACTTGACGGGCGCCCATCTCGAGCGCGCCGACCTCTCCAACGCGGTGCTGGACCGGGCCTTGCTGCGCCGCGCTCAGCTCGGAGCGGCCAACCTGGCTGGCGCCCACCTCGAAGACACAGACCTGCGCGGCGCGGACCTGCGCGCGGCCGGCCTGGAAGGTGCGACCCTCCTTCGGCTGGACGCGTCGGCGGCCCAGCTCGTCGGGGCCAGGTTCGAAGGCGCATCGCTGAGCGAGGTGCGCGCGTTCGGGGTCGATCTCGGCCACGTGACCTTCACGGACGAGCAGCGCGCAGGGCTGACGGGCGGCCTGGCGGAGGGCCCGATCGAACGACAATTCGGCGTCTCGGCCAACGAGACCTTGCGGGGCGGCCAGATAGTGGGCACCAAGGAGGGGATGAGGAACGGGGGAGACGGACTGGAGGGCGGCACGTGA
- a CDS encoding TadE/TadG family type IV pilus assembly protein: protein MIRKTDRDAQGLRGQRGAAYVEFLMAFIPLFIMFLGMVQMALMYAGDLVVQHAASTAARAAVVVIDDDPRRYGGQERMDVSEFSVTSGEDAIGTILGLFGGGASFGGVGFRPQGPRIDAIRNAASIPLLSISPSLPQLMGRNEAVRTAIGDPETRAATGALMYNGSAMGVTFPVAPGANEYRTDFDHGDQVTTRVTYLFHCGVPLANRMMCETYPTLRLGPAAAAIEGIVRDMGDGSLSFDEAMERLRRADVARRRHEEARPAIEELESASGDSLLYLTWATGSRFKVLRGESTMPVQSARYCYPDDDCAPWWLP, encoded by the coding sequence ATGATCAGGAAGACCGACCGAGACGCTCAGGGGCTGCGTGGCCAGCGCGGCGCCGCGTACGTCGAGTTCCTGATGGCATTCATCCCCCTCTTCATCATGTTCCTCGGCATGGTGCAGATGGCCCTGATGTACGCGGGCGATCTGGTCGTGCAGCACGCCGCCTCCACCGCGGCGCGCGCGGCGGTCGTGGTCATCGACGACGACCCGCGCCGGTACGGCGGCCAGGAGCGCATGGACGTCTCGGAGTTCTCCGTGACGAGCGGCGAGGACGCCATCGGCACCATCCTCGGTCTCTTCGGCGGGGGCGCCTCCTTCGGCGGCGTCGGCTTCCGCCCGCAGGGCCCGCGCATCGACGCGATCCGCAACGCGGCGTCGATCCCGCTCCTGTCGATCAGCCCGAGCCTGCCGCAGCTGATGGGGCGCAACGAAGCCGTGCGCACCGCCATCGGAGACCCCGAGACGCGCGCCGCGACGGGCGCGCTGATGTACAACGGCTCCGCGATGGGCGTGACCTTCCCCGTCGCGCCGGGCGCCAACGAGTACCGCACCGACTTCGACCACGGCGACCAGGTCACCACGCGCGTCACGTACCTGTTCCACTGCGGCGTGCCCCTCGCGAACCGCATGATGTGCGAGACCTACCCGACGCTCCGGCTCGGGCCCGCCGCGGCTGCCATCGAAGGCATCGTGCGGGACATGGGCGACGGTTCGCTCAGCTTCGACGAGGCGATGGAGCGACTGCGCCGCGCGGACGTCGCGCGCCGCCGCCACGAAGAGGCCCGGCCCGCGATCGAGGAGCTGGAGAGCGCGAGCGGCGACTCCCTCCTGTACCTCACGTGGGCGACCGGCTCGCGCTTCAAGGTGCTGCGCGGCGAGTCCACCATGCCCGTGCAGTCCGCGCGGTACTGCTACCCGGACGACGACTGCGCGCCGTGGTGGCTGCCCTGA
- the tssI gene encoding type VI secretion system tip protein TssI/VgrG produces MSTTQLDNTLTFETTAAGIESADLHLTEMRGFEALSTPYEFKLTLESVIEGGLAPESVDELLAATSQIGFGPGGLHRVSGVIRQIELVEMELQGSRCLYEAYLVPRFWLSTLTRRSRCFNEMSIPDIISTVLTEMGLADGTDFELRLVETYAAKEYVVQYEESDFAFLSRWMERLGIFYCFEQSEDCEKLVITDANAQLVPAPDYPTVTYAMHEQAGVAGGIHRMRRRDRRVPASVHVRDYNWRTPSRGVRGDADVDAEHGFGLQSYTGDHFKDDGEGATQARIRAEGFNATKQTFQAWSVNPDFAPGYRITVTGAPVGELDTEYVLTRVVHQAAQHGEGAGAGVYRNELEAIGYEVPYRAPRLTQWPRIDGIIHAKVDAESINSAAPIDDNGRYRVVFPYDLYGAHGGRATRWVRKAEPYSGPSYGMHFTLHVGSEVAIAHVYGDPDRPIIVGSVPNPAMASPLVDANATRSAIRSRSGILIDFEDDA; encoded by the coding sequence ATGTCCACCACACAGCTCGACAACACGCTCACCTTCGAGACGACGGCCGCCGGCATCGAGTCCGCGGACCTCCACCTGACCGAGATGCGCGGATTCGAGGCGCTCTCGACCCCCTACGAGTTCAAGCTCACGCTCGAGAGCGTCATCGAGGGCGGGCTCGCGCCCGAGTCCGTCGACGAGCTGCTCGCCGCGACGAGCCAGATCGGCTTCGGCCCCGGCGGTCTGCATCGCGTCTCGGGGGTGATCAGGCAGATCGAGCTCGTCGAGATGGAGCTCCAGGGGAGCCGGTGCCTGTACGAGGCCTATCTCGTGCCACGCTTCTGGCTCTCCACGCTCACGCGCCGATCGCGCTGCTTCAACGAGATGTCCATCCCCGACATCATCTCCACGGTGCTGACGGAGATGGGGCTGGCGGATGGCACGGACTTCGAGCTGCGCCTCGTCGAGACCTACGCAGCAAAGGAGTACGTGGTCCAGTACGAGGAGAGCGACTTCGCCTTCCTGAGCCGTTGGATGGAGCGGCTCGGGATCTTCTATTGCTTCGAGCAGAGCGAGGACTGCGAGAAGCTGGTCATCACCGACGCCAACGCGCAGCTCGTCCCCGCTCCCGACTATCCGACGGTCACCTACGCCATGCACGAGCAGGCGGGAGTGGCCGGCGGGATCCATCGGATGCGTCGCCGCGATCGACGCGTCCCCGCGTCCGTCCACGTGCGGGACTACAACTGGCGCACCCCCTCGCGCGGGGTACGCGGCGACGCCGACGTCGACGCCGAGCACGGCTTCGGGCTCCAGAGCTACACCGGCGACCACTTCAAGGACGACGGTGAGGGGGCGACACAGGCGCGCATCCGCGCCGAGGGCTTCAACGCGACGAAGCAGACATTTCAGGCGTGGAGCGTGAACCCCGACTTCGCGCCGGGGTATCGGATCACCGTCACCGGCGCGCCCGTGGGCGAGCTGGACACGGAGTACGTGCTCACTCGGGTCGTGCATCAAGCGGCTCAGCACGGTGAGGGAGCGGGCGCCGGCGTGTACCGGAACGAGCTGGAAGCCATCGGGTACGAGGTCCCCTACCGCGCGCCTCGGCTCACGCAGTGGCCACGCATCGACGGCATCATCCACGCGAAAGTCGACGCGGAGTCGATCAACAGCGCGGCGCCGATCGATGACAACGGCCGATACCGCGTCGTCTTCCCGTACGACCTCTACGGGGCGCACGGGGGGCGCGCGACCCGCTGGGTTCGCAAAGCCGAGCCCTACAGCGGCCCGAGCTACGGCATGCACTTCACCTTGCACGTCGGGTCCGAGGTCGCCATCGCGCACGTCTATGGCGACCCCGACCGCCCGATCATCGTCGGCTCCGTGCCGAACCCGGCGATGGCGAGCCCGCTGGTCGACGCGAACGCCACCCGGAGCGCGATCCGCTCGCGCTCCGGCATCCTGATCGACTTCGAAGACGACGCCTGA
- a CDS encoding DUF2169 domain-containing protein, which translates to MRYVKATPLEVGYRVWQLRPPQPSISIAVKGTFDPVAGDAAAGAPFAEEQLPTTGEAHWEDDVERSLRHASDLPLFKPKGECFVVGKAWAPGGRPASSVACRFQIGTVDKSFLVFGDRRWERGLIQRLTAPEPFVSMDLSMERAFGGPGYAANPFGRGRASADGETPLPNLEQTRQLIDSPSSKPAPVIVGPLPMMWPARSRFAGTYDATYMRERWPWLPADFDWRFYLAAPPDQQLREGFWRGDERVSFEGLHPSVPRVQARLPCIQPRVCLDYAGMDRFQEIQTVLDTVVWDAEIGKLICVWRGMAEVPSETLDELAHIFVAHDPLGGPHRSTAELRAEMQRLLAEEEAEETEAEGEEPPEPDADSALDQPAEEAAAEEAPPEDPELDAQIAGLKARLEEMQLSAPEAPEAPGPAALMEKMRATGAEIPEELAAMVAGESMEDDAEVSPAPEPPPAPEGREVVEACLATGTPMTQLDLTGADLRGLDLSGQDLGESILNGAQLSECRLRGTRCAGTAFVGADLSRCDLRDADFTGADLNTAKLDGVDATSATFADADLEGATLRDANLESVSAPRASFVRADLERAAMRAGDFTEADFEQAKMTGVQAPEANLQDAILEAATLDGAVLDRAVMRGARGEGMSAEGARFGGIDADDSFWERARLSRADFSLASLARADFSEAVLVGAEMDGCVLEQARFERANAHSLRARKANLMEASFESADLSFSDLRGANLFGAELWRATTTHAELELAVLTRTKLA; encoded by the coding sequence ATGCGCTACGTGAAAGCGACGCCGCTCGAGGTGGGGTACCGAGTCTGGCAGCTCCGTCCACCGCAGCCCTCCATCTCCATCGCCGTGAAGGGGACCTTCGATCCCGTCGCGGGCGACGCGGCGGCCGGCGCGCCGTTCGCGGAGGAGCAGCTCCCGACCACGGGCGAGGCGCACTGGGAGGACGACGTCGAGCGCTCGCTGCGCCACGCGTCGGACCTGCCGCTCTTCAAGCCGAAGGGGGAGTGCTTCGTCGTCGGAAAGGCGTGGGCACCGGGCGGCCGCCCTGCGTCGAGCGTCGCGTGCCGCTTCCAGATCGGCACGGTCGACAAGAGCTTCCTCGTGTTCGGCGACCGACGGTGGGAGCGCGGCCTCATCCAGCGCCTGACCGCGCCCGAGCCGTTCGTGTCGATGGACCTGTCGATGGAGCGCGCGTTCGGCGGGCCGGGCTACGCGGCGAACCCGTTCGGGCGAGGCCGCGCGAGCGCCGACGGCGAGACCCCGCTGCCCAACCTCGAGCAGACCCGCCAGCTCATCGACTCGCCGTCGAGCAAGCCCGCGCCCGTCATCGTCGGTCCGCTGCCCATGATGTGGCCCGCCCGATCCCGCTTCGCCGGCACCTACGACGCGACCTACATGCGCGAGCGCTGGCCGTGGCTGCCCGCCGACTTCGACTGGCGCTTCTACCTCGCCGCGCCGCCCGACCAGCAGCTCCGCGAGGGCTTCTGGCGCGGCGACGAGCGCGTCTCGTTCGAGGGCCTCCACCCGAGCGTGCCGCGCGTCCAGGCCCGACTCCCCTGCATCCAGCCTCGCGTCTGCCTCGACTACGCCGGCATGGACCGCTTCCAGGAGATCCAGACCGTGCTCGACACCGTCGTGTGGGACGCGGAGATCGGCAAGCTCATCTGTGTGTGGCGAGGCATGGCCGAGGTCCCGAGCGAGACGCTCGACGAGCTCGCCCACATCTTCGTCGCGCACGATCCCTTGGGAGGCCCCCACCGCAGCACGGCGGAGCTCCGCGCGGAGATGCAGCGCCTGCTCGCCGAGGAGGAGGCGGAGGAGACGGAGGCCGAGGGCGAGGAGCCGCCCGAGCCGGACGCCGACAGCGCCCTCGACCAGCCCGCGGAAGAGGCGGCCGCGGAGGAGGCGCCACCCGAGGATCCCGAGCTCGACGCACAGATCGCGGGCCTGAAGGCGCGGCTGGAGGAGATGCAGTTGAGCGCCCCGGAGGCCCCCGAAGCGCCGGGTCCGGCCGCGCTCATGGAGAAGATGCGAGCGACCGGCGCGGAGATCCCCGAGGAGCTGGCGGCGATGGTGGCGGGCGAGTCCATGGAGGACGACGCAGAGGTCTCGCCAGCCCCGGAGCCGCCGCCCGCGCCCGAGGGTCGCGAGGTCGTGGAGGCGTGTCTCGCGACCGGAACCCCCATGACCCAGCTCGATCTGACCGGCGCCGACCTACGCGGCCTGGATCTGAGCGGACAGGATCTCGGCGAGAGCATCCTCAACGGAGCGCAGCTCAGCGAGTGCCGTTTGAGAGGAACGCGATGCGCCGGCACCGCGTTCGTGGGGGCCGACCTCTCCCGGTGCGATCTCCGTGACGCAGACTTCACGGGAGCGGACCTCAACACCGCAAAGCTCGACGGCGTGGACGCGACGAGCGCCACGTTCGCCGACGCCGATCTCGAGGGAGCGACGCTTCGAGACGCGAATCTCGAGAGCGTGTCCGCCCCCCGCGCCTCCTTCGTGCGGGCCGATCTCGAGCGGGCGGCGATGCGCGCTGGCGATTTCACCGAGGCGGACTTCGAGCAGGCGAAGATGACGGGAGTGCAGGCTCCGGAGGCCAACCTGCAGGACGCGATCCTCGAGGCGGCGACGCTCGACGGCGCGGTGCTCGATCGCGCGGTGATGCGAGGTGCGCGTGGCGAGGGCATGTCCGCTGAGGGCGCACGGTTCGGCGGAATCGACGCCGACGACTCCTTCTGGGAGCGCGCCCGCCTATCCCGCGCGGACTTCTCGCTGGCCTCGCTCGCGCGCGCAGATTTCTCGGAGGCCGTGCTCGTCGGCGCCGAGATGGACGGCTGCGTTCTCGAGCAAGCGCGCTTCGAGCGCGCCAACGCACACAGCCTGCGCGCGCGGAAGGCGAACCTGATGGAGGCCTCCTTCGAGTCGGCGGATCTGTCGTTCTCGGATCTGCGAGGCGCGAACCTCTTCGGCGCCGAGCTGTGGCGCGCCACCACGACCCACGCGGAGCTCGAGCTGGCGGTCCTCACCCGGACGAAGCTCGCATGA
- a CDS encoding DUF4150 domain-containing protein: MFPATTNGGGMCMGFPDVCKVPAPPAPFVPTPFPNIGQCTQAKGSTCAKKVKILNKKVCTKKTEISRSQGDEAGTLKGMVSSTNMDKVKRSMAYAKVKVEGAQIVTVMKMTGHNGSNSNAPPGQQLAPSQTKVICMG; encoded by the coding sequence ATGTTTCCGGCGACGACAAACGGGGGTGGGATGTGCATGGGCTTCCCGGACGTGTGCAAGGTCCCGGCGCCCCCAGCGCCGTTCGTGCCGACGCCGTTCCCGAACATCGGCCAGTGCACCCAGGCCAAGGGCAGCACCTGCGCCAAGAAGGTGAAGATCCTCAACAAGAAGGTCTGCACCAAGAAGACCGAGATCAGCCGCAGTCAGGGTGACGAGGCCGGGACGCTCAAGGGCATGGTCTCGAGCACGAACATGGACAAGGTGAAGCGCTCCATGGCCTACGCGAAGGTCAAGGTGGAGGGCGCACAGATCGTGACCGTCATGAAGATGACCGGCCACAACGGCAGCAACTCGAACGCGCCGCCCGGCCAACAGCTCGCGCCGAGCCAGACCAAAGTCATCTGCATGGGTTGA
- a CDS encoding DUF3540 domain-containing protein yields MRHAGQIELAFEGDDLGAEAGLAVAGYAPRIGDRVLAFTDDSGAVWVIGVMSASPLLDEALQQAEAAPARVVDRRGQLLFEYDPATDRATLHAAAGDLELCVPAGALRMSARDGVHLESDASVQLRAGRELELVAQRDAGEASRVRLQPGELSLAGSIVTLAAGRAELLAERVGLRAQQLESHVERARHVAKVVDVRAGRIVERAVDVYREVERVSQTRAGRLKLVAKKAAQIVGETTLIKARDRVKIKGERIHLA; encoded by the coding sequence GTGCGGCATGCCGGCCAGATCGAGCTCGCGTTCGAGGGCGACGATCTCGGCGCAGAGGCTGGGCTGGCGGTGGCGGGCTACGCGCCGCGCATCGGCGACCGGGTCCTCGCCTTCACCGACGACTCGGGAGCGGTCTGGGTCATCGGCGTGATGAGCGCCAGCCCGCTGCTCGACGAAGCGCTTCAGCAGGCCGAGGCGGCGCCTGCTCGGGTCGTCGATCGGCGCGGTCAGCTGCTCTTCGAGTACGACCCGGCCACCGATCGCGCCACGCTGCACGCAGCGGCCGGGGACCTGGAGCTGTGTGTTCCCGCTGGTGCGCTCAGGATGTCCGCGCGAGACGGCGTCCACCTGGAGAGCGACGCCTCCGTTCAGCTCCGCGCCGGTCGCGAGCTGGAGCTCGTCGCCCAGAGAGACGCGGGCGAGGCTTCGCGCGTCCGGCTCCAGCCCGGAGAGCTCTCCCTGGCTGGCTCCATCGTGACCCTCGCCGCGGGGAGGGCAGAGCTGTTGGCGGAGCGCGTCGGGCTGCGCGCGCAGCAGCTCGAGTCACACGTGGAGCGGGCCCGGCACGTGGCCAAGGTGGTCGACGTGCGCGCCGGTCGCATCGTGGAGCGAGCCGTCGACGTCTATCGCGAGGTCGAGCGGGTCTCGCAGACGCGCGCGGGGCGCTTGAAGCTCGTCGCGAAGAAGGCGGCGCAGATCGTGGGCGAGACGACCCTGATCAAGGCGCGTGACCGCGTGAAGATCAAGGGCGAGAGAATTCACCTGGCTTAG